In Candidatus Margulisiibacteriota bacterium, a single window of DNA contains:
- a CDS encoding phage major capsid protein has protein sequence MTLKDVRDEIKGAVGPAVEEAIRKAIPVVDPVAEEAKAGAATKRIIEEVLKAIPLDAKGFPAVIRQQGDKRHFGEVLKAIKMNDSYLVDKYKMPLVNLEGDKMVNGDQKVITVGSSTSGGYMVPIEYETQIMSIAEEYAVVRQLATKVGMKYNTKNRPIVTAGIAAYWLDENAAGTPADWTLGQIQLVAKKMMCLTKVSNEDLEDSDPSAEATLIREFGIAIGNKEDSAFLYGAGSGTTDPITGIYNLASIVTVAAGANFSFDDVFEGIGQAKANKAKKIDLIYNPILEGKFRKLKGTDGQYLWANAAGATPNTIAGYQLHDDYNVPTTLGTGGTDTFLVGGDFSNAYIGDKRGIIIAQGLDSTDFSYDLTSFRAIKRTAFTVHAALQSRFFRVSGIKTA, from the coding sequence GTGACCCTGAAAGATGTCCGGGATGAGATCAAAGGTGCAGTAGGCCCAGCCGTTGAGGAGGCAATAAGAAAAGCGATCCCAGTGGTTGATCCGGTAGCGGAAGAGGCGAAAGCCGGGGCCGCAACGAAGAGAATTATCGAGGAGGTCTTAAAGGCGATCCCTCTCGATGCCAAAGGTTTCCCGGCGGTCATTCGGCAGCAGGGTGACAAGCGTCATTTCGGTGAGGTTCTGAAAGCGATCAAGATGAACGATTCGTACCTGGTCGATAAGTACAAGATGCCTCTCGTCAATCTCGAAGGCGACAAGATGGTGAATGGCGATCAGAAGGTCATCACGGTTGGCAGCTCGACATCAGGCGGCTACATGGTCCCGATCGAATACGAAACGCAGATCATGAGCATTGCGGAGGAGTACGCGGTCGTTCGTCAGCTAGCCACAAAGGTGGGAATGAAGTACAACACCAAAAACCGGCCGATTGTCACCGCCGGGATCGCGGCCTACTGGCTGGATGAAAATGCGGCCGGGACGCCAGCCGACTGGACCTTGGGCCAGATCCAGTTAGTGGCCAAGAAGATGATGTGCTTGACCAAGGTAAGCAACGAGGATCTGGAAGACAGCGATCCCAGCGCTGAGGCCACACTGATCCGCGAGTTCGGTATCGCGATTGGGAACAAGGAAGACTCGGCCTTCCTTTACGGTGCCGGTTCCGGAACGACCGATCCGATCACCGGAATTTACAACCTGGCCTCGATCGTGACCGTCGCCGCCGGAGCTAATTTTAGTTTCGACGACGTGTTTGAAGGGATCGGGCAGGCCAAGGCGAATAAGGCAAAGAAAATCGACCTTATTTACAATCCGATCCTCGAAGGGAAGTTCCGCAAGCTTAAAGGCACCGATGGTCAGTACCTCTGGGCCAATGCTGCGGGTGCTACCCCGAACACCATCGCCGGATACCAGCTCCATGACGATTACAACGTCCCGACCACCTTGGGAACCGGAGGCACCGATACCTTCCTGGTCGGCGGCGACTTCTCCAACGCTTACATCGGCGATAAGCGGGGGATTATAATCGCGCAGGGCCTCGACAGCACGGACTTCAGTTACGACTTAACGTCGTTCCGGGCTATTAAACGGACGGCCTTTACGGTTCACGCCGCCCTGCAGAGCCGGTTCTTCCGGGTTTCCGGCATAAAAACCGCCTAA
- a CDS encoding HK97 family phage prohead protease, with the protein MLKNRKILSVEDLSAGRSAGDVEGIMQFAIEEFKTTTNDKGIVTIEGYANTKNKLDRYGDVPTVFSALRNYVYELEEFHKNPVCLLDHWNQVGNIAGSFNPKMGGLIVEDEIGLKFKMVFSASDFPLCKHARTVYSEGHGRALSIGGRWYWEDKDHPEYLTYAKIFEISLVGVGADPDALTRKGLYLPGEAEKSTAKKLQGCLAAYEASINAGEVLSPEDEGALSEARERLNKMINKGEKTCQIMIVRQ; encoded by the coding sequence ATGTTAAAAAATAGGAAGATTTTATCGGTCGAGGATTTAAGTGCGGGCCGGTCGGCGGGCGACGTCGAAGGGATTATGCAGTTTGCGATCGAAGAATTTAAGACGACCACAAACGACAAGGGCATTGTAACGATCGAAGGCTACGCCAATACCAAAAATAAGTTAGACCGTTACGGCGATGTGCCGACAGTCTTCTCGGCGCTCCGCAATTATGTCTATGAACTCGAGGAATTCCACAAAAATCCGGTTTGCCTGCTTGACCATTGGAACCAGGTCGGGAATATCGCCGGTTCGTTCAACCCCAAAATGGGTGGCTTGATCGTCGAAGATGAAATTGGTCTGAAATTTAAGATGGTCTTTTCCGCCTCTGACTTCCCCCTCTGCAAACATGCCCGCACTGTTTATTCCGAGGGCCACGGCCGGGCGCTGTCGATCGGCGGCCGGTGGTATTGGGAAGACAAGGACCATCCGGAGTATTTAACTTACGCGAAAATCTTTGAGATTTCGCTGGTAGGAGTAGGAGCCGATCCCGATGCGCTGACGCGCAAAGGGCTTTATCTTCCAGGGGAGGCCGAGAAAAGCACGGCGAAAAAACTTCAAGGTTGCTTAGCAGCCTATGAAGCGAGTATCAACGCCGGCGAAGTATTGAGCCCGGAAGACGAGGGCGCTTTGAGTGAAGCGCGGGAAAGGCTGAATAAAATGATCAATAAGGGGGAAAAAACATGTCAGATAATGATAGTAAGACAGTGA
- a CDS encoding phage portal protein has protein sequence MMRELGRKNSSFRVIREWGGEGGGPARSKFINTADYLSAAQALHWVGISCSLIGEDVGMAKGGVYDRKSKLVEDEDLVQLLENPNPTMTSFQFNEMMSWFLLLAGNAYILKTATNMFEKIKNRPGALWLLNPALTEPVVDVRSRQLTGYEMRWGTETVRFAPDEIVHLKLPNPMDDFRGMGKIQYNATLFNTDLAAQIYNWNFFEKGGQPATALVLPEHQEPEQIKELEEQFEKYRGVKNSHRNITLHGGMDIKNIGLSQKDMAFFELMKYTREGILGIFKIPPAIAGIFEAATIANSNSQSQDAFYWARAVYPLLVRIQEAKTIGIVRLFNQSWGYYYEDVRRKDNELNMKLYSQGVLNAGLSPNEGRVLYLDLPKVEKNPAMDGYYLPINMIPIADAAGTTEPAPPAGGKRFGTKKITASVRQQIYKASLNTRKKIGKTIKTEMKTFFDRQEERVLAKLETQKSLTLERKISAEDIFDFEREKTELLQRIRKGHLGVMLRAIEDVNGALGTEVEASVENPQVTAGIARLAQKVTLVNQTTKDAIDAEIRAGVDAGESIADLKARIEGIYDQARGYRAEMIARTESAAAYDRGSILSYKAADIQFVDVIGCTTFEPDSDCGATHIPIDEADGLEFHPNHTGCIVPEVG, from the coding sequence ATGATGCGCGAACTTGGCCGTAAGAATTCGAGTTTCCGCGTGATCCGGGAATGGGGGGGAGAGGGTGGGGGACCGGCGCGGAGTAAGTTTATCAACACCGCCGATTACTTAAGTGCGGCCCAAGCGCTTCACTGGGTAGGCATCAGCTGTTCGTTGATTGGAGAAGACGTTGGCATGGCGAAGGGTGGGGTGTACGACCGAAAATCGAAATTGGTCGAGGACGAGGACTTGGTACAACTACTAGAAAACCCGAATCCCACCATGACTTCGTTTCAATTTAACGAGATGATGTCCTGGTTCCTGCTTCTGGCCGGCAACGCCTATATCCTAAAAACCGCGACGAACATGTTCGAGAAGATTAAAAACCGGCCCGGAGCCCTTTGGCTTTTGAACCCTGCCCTGACCGAGCCGGTCGTCGATGTCCGATCGCGGCAATTGACCGGCTATGAAATGCGGTGGGGCACGGAGACAGTCAGGTTTGCCCCGGACGAAATTGTCCACCTCAAACTGCCGAATCCAATGGATGACTTCCGGGGCATGGGGAAGATTCAGTATAACGCAACCCTTTTTAATACCGATCTCGCGGCGCAGATTTATAACTGGAACTTTTTCGAGAAGGGCGGCCAACCAGCGACCGCGCTGGTGCTCCCCGAACATCAAGAACCGGAACAGATCAAGGAACTCGAGGAGCAGTTTGAGAAATATCGCGGCGTCAAGAATTCCCACCGAAACATTACATTGCACGGCGGGATGGACATCAAAAATATAGGGCTGTCACAAAAGGATATGGCGTTTTTCGAACTCATGAAATATACCCGCGAAGGGATATTGGGGATCTTCAAAATCCCGCCTGCTATTGCCGGCATATTCGAGGCTGCCACGATAGCGAACTCGAATTCTCAATCTCAAGACGCCTTCTATTGGGCCAGAGCCGTCTATCCGTTACTGGTTCGGATTCAAGAGGCCAAGACTATCGGGATTGTCCGTTTATTTAATCAGAGTTGGGGATACTACTACGAAGACGTAAGGCGCAAGGACAATGAGCTGAACATGAAACTTTACAGCCAAGGCGTCCTGAACGCGGGCCTTTCGCCGAACGAGGGTCGGGTGTTGTACCTTGATCTACCCAAGGTTGAAAAGAACCCGGCGATGGACGGTTATTACCTGCCGATCAATATGATTCCGATCGCCGACGCCGCGGGGACGACCGAACCGGCGCCGCCGGCCGGCGGGAAGCGGTTCGGGACCAAGAAAATTACCGCCAGCGTTCGGCAGCAGATCTATAAGGCATCGCTGAATACCCGGAAAAAGATTGGCAAGACGATCAAAACCGAGATGAAAACGTTCTTTGACCGGCAGGAGGAACGGGTCCTGGCCAAACTGGAGACCCAAAAGAGCTTGACGCTGGAGAGGAAGATCTCCGCTGAAGATATCTTTGATTTTGAGCGGGAAAAGACCGAACTGCTGCAGCGGATTCGAAAAGGCCATCTCGGCGTCATGCTCCGGGCGATCGAGGACGTCAATGGCGCTTTGGGGACCGAAGTCGAGGCTTCGGTCGAGAACCCGCAGGTAACTGCCGGTATCGCCCGGCTCGCGCAGAAGGTGACGCTGGTCAATCAGACCACGAAAGACGCGATCGACGCGGAGATCCGTGCTGGCGTCGATGCCGGGGAATCAATAGCTGATCTGAAGGCCAGGATCGAAGGGATCTACGATCAGGCGCGCGGCTACCGGGCGGAGATGATCGCCAGGACCGAATCGGCGGCCGCCTACGATCGGGGATCGATCTTGAGCTACAAGGCGGCGGACATTCAGTTCGTTGACGTCATCGGTTGCACGACGTTTGAGCCGGATTCGGATTGCGGGGCGACCCATATCCCGATCGACGAAGCCGACGGTTTGGAGTTTCATCCCAACCATACCGGCTGCATTGTTCCGGAGGTGGGCTGA